In Alosa sapidissima isolate fAloSap1 chromosome 4, fAloSap1.pri, whole genome shotgun sequence, the following are encoded in one genomic region:
- the tp53rk gene encoding EKC/KEOPS complex subunit TP53RK translates to MALDRNKNKMPYLNKCNLIKQGAEARVYRGSFLGKPTIIKERFPKHYRHPVLDEKLTHRRTIQEVRAILRCRKAGISTPVVYFVDYTSHCIFLEDLVGAITVRDHIASSQASSQDPVGLNALAEQMGQILARMHDEDVVHGDLTTSNMLLRQGSPEGAKPELFLIDFGLSYTSALPEDKGVDLYVLEKAFLSTHPNTEQLFQRLLKSYTQTSKRAHAVIKKLDEVRLRGRKRSMVG, encoded by the exons ATGGCGTTAGAccgcaacaaaaataaaatgccATACCTTAACAAGTGCAATTTGATTAAACAGGGAGCGGAGGCCAGGGTTTATCGGGGTTCATTTTTGGGTAAACCTACTATAATTAAAGAACGGTTCCCGAAGCACTATCGACATCCAGTCTTGGATGAAAAACTCACTCACCGTAGAACCATTCAGGAGGTCCGGGCAATCCTACGCTGCAGAAAAGCAG GCATTAGCACCCCAGTTGTTTACTTTGTGGACTACACCTCCCACTGCATCTTCCTGGAAGACCTTGTAGGTGCCATCACGGTGAGGGACCACATTGCCTCCAGCCAAGCCTCTAGTCAAGACCCGGTGGGCCTCAATGCCTTAGCAGAGCAGATGGGCCAGATCCTGGCTAGAATGCACGATGAGGATGTCGTTCATGGCGACCTAACCACGTCTAACATGTTACTACGACAAGGGTCACCGGAAGGTGCCAAACCTGAGCTGTTCCTGATCGACTTTGGGCTGAGCTACACCTCGGCTTTGCCAGAGGATAAAGGAGTGGACTTGTATGTGCTGGAGAAAGCTTTCCTaagcacacacccaaacactgaGCAACTTTTTCAGAGGCTTCTAAAAAGTTACACTCAGACCTCCAAAAGGGCCCACGCAGTCATCAAGAAACTGGATGAAGTGAGActaagagggaggaagaggtcTATGGTTGGATAA
- the LOC121707180 gene encoding uncharacterized protein C6orf132 homolog isoform X2 has protein sequence MPRTQIHPEPSDLSSQESIWSSVIETSEESQCSSTSSGSTLEPVWELEPTPKYPPKTAPAEAVPPKAVPPKAAPCKAILPKTVSPKTVPCKAVTPNATPRKGVPLEAASPKATPPKADPSKAALHKVAPSNGAPRKVVPLKAAPPTQSRRPYAGTNTNNEICGCQVRKVQPKAQIVLLFPGHPDLGYRPTTMIRFPEVSPIHRASQVALPPLLSTQCQPAPRTPWNQSQTPTLQAPGPSDTAIANATEVSPESPHPQVAEITRKMRKMDRASDLMDLIIVTRQRKLAELQILDLDIRGLPAKIKQMRRDHDYMIEAWERDRLQREADTMQLDGAKPEGETLAGVRDEVKTDASALLLQQGSECTSLSCSSPVILHKPNQSEASQSTQEKMTQPSD, from the exons ATGCCTCGCACACAAATCCACCCTGAGCCT TCTGATCTAAGCAGTCAGGAATCAATTTGGTCTTCTGTG ATTGAAACATCTGAGGAAAGCCAAtgttcctccacctcctctggtTCTACTCTCGAGCCAGTGTGGGAGTTAGAGCCTACACCAAAGTATCCACCTAAAACCGCTCCAGCTGAAGCCGTTCCACCTAAAGCCGTTCCACCTAAAGCTGCTCCATGTAAAGCCATTCTACCTAAGACCGTTTCACCTAAAACTGTTCCATGTAAAGCTGTTACACCTAATGCTACTCCACGTAAAGGCGTTCCACTTGAAGCTGCTTCACCTAAAGCCACTCCACCTAAAGCTGATCCATCTAAGGCTGCTCTACATAAAGTCGCTCCATCTAATGGTGCTCCGCGTAAAGTCGTTCCACTTAAAGCTGCTCCACCTACACAGTCAAGACGACCTTATGCTGGCACAAATACAAATAATGAGATATGTGGATGCCAGGTAAGAAAAGTTCAGCCCAAAGCGCAGATTGTGCTGCTCTTCCCCGGACATCCAGACCTTGGCTATAGGCCCACCACGATGATCAGATTCCCTGAAGTGTCACCTATTCACAGGGCATCCCAAGTTGCCCTTCCTCCGCTGTTGTCAACTCAGTGTCAGCCAGCCCCAAGGACCCCTTGGAACCAGAGTCAAACACCAACACTGCAAGCACCTGGCCCTTCAGATACAGCCATCGCTAATGCAACTGAAGTCTCTCCTGAATCCCCACATCCCCAGGTTGCAGAAATAACAAGAAAGATGAGAAAGATGGACAGAGCAAGCGACCTTATGGACTTGATTATAGTCACCAGACAAAGAAAGCTGGCTGAATTACAAATCCTCGATCTGGATATCAGAGGCCTTCCTGCCAAGATAAAGCAGATGAGGAGGGACCATGACTACATGATCGAGGCATGGGAAAGGGACAGGCTGCAGAGGGAAGCCGATACAATGCAATTGGATGGGGCCAAACCCGAGGGTGAGACCCTGGCAGGGGTGAGGGACGAGGTGAAGACTGATGCTTCTGCTCTCCTGTTACAGCAAGGCTCAGAGTGCACCTCACTAAGCTGTTCTTCACCTGTCATACTTCATAAGCCAAATCAATCTGAAGCAAGCCAGTCGACCCAAGAAAAGATGACCCAACCCAGCGACTGA
- the LOC121707180 gene encoding proline-rich protein 36-like isoform X1, with product MPRTQIHPEPSDLSSQESIWSSVVQRSQSDIRLLRVIRRMVGRRASFRGNEEEIETSEESQCSSTSSGSTLEPVWELEPTPKYPPKTAPAEAVPPKAVPPKAAPCKAILPKTVSPKTVPCKAVTPNATPRKGVPLEAASPKATPPKADPSKAALHKVAPSNGAPRKVVPLKAAPPTQSRRPYAGTNTNNEICGCQVRKVQPKAQIVLLFPGHPDLGYRPTTMIRFPEVSPIHRASQVALPPLLSTQCQPAPRTPWNQSQTPTLQAPGPSDTAIANATEVSPESPHPQVAEITRKMRKMDRASDLMDLIIVTRQRKLAELQILDLDIRGLPAKIKQMRRDHDYMIEAWERDRLQREADTMQLDGAKPEGETLAGVRDEVKTDASALLLQQGSECTSLSCSSPVILHKPNQSEASQSTQEKMTQPSD from the exons ATGCCTCGCACACAAATCCACCCTGAGCCT TCTGATCTAAGCAGTCAGGAATCAATTTGGTCTTCTGTG GTGCAGAGAAGCCAATCAGACATTCGCCTTCTGAGGGTGATAAGACGCATGGTTGGTCGTCGGGCCAGCTTTCGGGGGAATGAAGAGGAG ATTGAAACATCTGAGGAAAGCCAAtgttcctccacctcctctggtTCTACTCTCGAGCCAGTGTGGGAGTTAGAGCCTACACCAAAGTATCCACCTAAAACCGCTCCAGCTGAAGCCGTTCCACCTAAAGCCGTTCCACCTAAAGCTGCTCCATGTAAAGCCATTCTACCTAAGACCGTTTCACCTAAAACTGTTCCATGTAAAGCTGTTACACCTAATGCTACTCCACGTAAAGGCGTTCCACTTGAAGCTGCTTCACCTAAAGCCACTCCACCTAAAGCTGATCCATCTAAGGCTGCTCTACATAAAGTCGCTCCATCTAATGGTGCTCCGCGTAAAGTCGTTCCACTTAAAGCTGCTCCACCTACACAGTCAAGACGACCTTATGCTGGCACAAATACAAATAATGAGATATGTGGATGCCAGGTAAGAAAAGTTCAGCCCAAAGCGCAGATTGTGCTGCTCTTCCCCGGACATCCAGACCTTGGCTATAGGCCCACCACGATGATCAGATTCCCTGAAGTGTCACCTATTCACAGGGCATCCCAAGTTGCCCTTCCTCCGCTGTTGTCAACTCAGTGTCAGCCAGCCCCAAGGACCCCTTGGAACCAGAGTCAAACACCAACACTGCAAGCACCTGGCCCTTCAGATACAGCCATCGCTAATGCAACTGAAGTCTCTCCTGAATCCCCACATCCCCAGGTTGCAGAAATAACAAGAAAGATGAGAAAGATGGACAGAGCAAGCGACCTTATGGACTTGATTATAGTCACCAGACAAAGAAAGCTGGCTGAATTACAAATCCTCGATCTGGATATCAGAGGCCTTCCTGCCAAGATAAAGCAGATGAGGAGGGACCATGACTACATGATCGAGGCATGGGAAAGGGACAGGCTGCAGAGGGAAGCCGATACAATGCAATTGGATGGGGCCAAACCCGAGGGTGAGACCCTGGCAGGGGTGAGGGACGAGGTGAAGACTGATGCTTCTGCTCTCCTGTTACAGCAAGGCTCAGAGTGCACCTCACTAAGCTGTTCTTCACCTGTCATACTTCATAAGCCAAATCAATCTGAAGCAAGCCAGTCGACCCAAGAAAAGATGACCCAACCCAGCGACTGA
- the lsm3 gene encoding snRNA-associated Sm-like protein LSm3 — translation MLGKQASMADEVEQQQTTNTVEEPLDLIRLSLDERIYVKMRNDRELRGRLHAYDQHLNMILGDVEETVTTVEIDEETYEEIYKSTKRNIPMLFVRGDGVVLVAPPLRVG, via the exons ATGCTGGGTAAACAGGCAAGCATGGCGGACGAAGTTGAGCAG CAACAAACTACCAACACGGTCGAAGAGCCCCTTGACCTTATCCGACTTAGTTTGGATGAGAGGATCTACGTAAAGATGCGGAATGACCGAGAACTGCGAGGGAGATTACAT gcctatgatcAGCATTTGAATATGATTCTCGGAGATGTGGAGGAGACCGTAACAACAGTTGAGATTGACGAGGAGACGTATGAAGAAATTTATAAG TCCACGAAAAGGAACATTCCGATGCTGTTTGTTCGTGGTGATGGTGTGGTCCTTGTCGCTCCGCCCCTCAGAGTGGGATAA